The sequence GCACTGGCTGGTTGTGGGAGTCGGTCTGGGATTCGGGCTGGGAGCTGGGTTGGGATTTGGACTGGGATTTGGACTGGGAGTCGGTCTAGGGGTAGGGTTGACTCCAGAGCAGGTTGTGAGGTCTCTTGCTTGAACATACCCAGTTACAGGGGCACTGATGGCAATAAAACCAGCGCTGCCATTGTCTGCAAGGGTAACTTGCTCGCCAGCAGCGAGCGTTCTAATTGTTTGGCTGGAGAGCGATCGCTGCGTATATACAAAAATCCGCGCTTTTGTGGCGCGGCATTGTCCCACCAGGGCTTGGGCTAGTTGTAAGTTTTTCCCAGGCTGAACTGAGTTCTGTTCTGATTGTTGAATCGTATTAGCAGTTGTGGTGCTGCTAATGGCAGGGGTGGGAAAATTCAGACTTCC comes from Coleofasciculus sp. FACHB-1120 and encodes:
- a CDS encoding SH3 domain-containing protein, with protein sequence MKKMSRWGKPIALFSLGLSVVGSLNFPTPAISSTTTANTIQQSEQNSVQPGKNLQLAQALVGQCRATKARIFVYTQRSLSSQTIRTLAAGEQVTLADNGSAGFIAISAPVTGYVQARDLTTCSGVNPTPRPTPSPNPSPNPNPAPSPNPRPTPTTSQCRVITYRGAEGMAIRTAPGKNGTRVGGVKFGDRVTLRTSPPPFTFDNERRAWVQITAPVSGWISYGFPSSNSTNLGTCR